Below is a genomic region from Rhodococcus sp. WMMA185.
CGCCGATGACCTGTGGCTGGACGCGGAGGATTCACTGAGCATCGTAGGGGACGGGGTCGTCGGACGTCCCGCGCCTCCGATCGGCGACGATTGGCTACGCGTGGCGGCCGTTCGGCTGCCTCGCATCTCCAACTCGACCGATGTCGAGGCACTCGCATGCGAGCCCGGTGTCTCGGTGCGATGGGTCACCGATTCTGCGCGTCTGCAGGATGCCGACCTGATCGTGGTACCGGGCAGCAAGTCGACCGTAAGCGATCTGGAATGGTTGCGCCGCAACGGCATTGCGGATGCGATTGTCGCGCATGCGAAACGAGGTGGGCCGGTGCTGGGCATCTGCGGGGGCTATCAGATGCTGGGGTCCGCCATCGTCGACAACGTCGAATCAACCCGCGGCACGGTGACCGGTCTCGGGCTGCTCGATTTGGAGGTCGAGTTCGAGGCGGACAAGGTGCTCGCACAGGTTCGTGGCGAAGCGTACGGAGTTCCGTTGTCCGGGTACGAAATCCACCACGGTCGGGTGCGGCACACCGGCGATGAGCCATTGCTGCATACCAGTGACGGTGTTGCAGAAGGAAGCGTCCGCGGATCCGTCTACGGGACCCACTGGCATGGCCTCCTCGAAACCGATCCATTCCGCCGACTACTGCTCGACGAGTTCGCCGAGCACGCGGGGAGAATCGGCTTTGTCAGCGCCCCGGACACGGATGTGGCCGCGATCAGGAGCACGCAACTGGACGTGCTGGCGGATTTGGTCGAACAGAATCTGGACCTGGACCTACTGGAAGCGCTGATCGGGAAGGGTGCGCCGAAGGAGTTGCCCGTGATCCGATCGCAACTGGCGCTCTAGGGATTGCACGTCCTGTTCGAACCAGATGTGCACTTGACGCGGATGGTTCTGCAGCCGTTCGGCCTAGCGTGAGACGGGAGCCCGGCCGTTTCGCGGGCGGACTCCCGTTTCACTCTCACTCGAGCAGGACTCTACTGCGCGTCCCCTCCTGAAGATCCGAGAGATTCCAAGATCTTGTTCACGATTTCTTCGATACTTCCCATATGAACTCTCAATTCTCCTGTGTTGATGTTGCGTTGGTCGTGCACGTGCCTCGCACAATGTACGCATGCCTTCGCCGATCCGTAACCCCTCAGGCGGAAAAAGTCTGAACCGAATGTTGGCTCTATCGCATTGGTGGCCAAAGTGATTGAGGTGTCAACATCCCGTCGGCGTTTACTACCCGTAACGAACTCAGATGATCGAGACGCGCACATCGAGTCATTCTGGCGGCAGCGGTGTTCAACTGTTGCCAACGCGCAAGAAAAGTGATCACATCGTCAGAAATGGCCGTGCGACCGCAACCCGTCGCTGATCGCGTAGGTTTCTTAGCCATGGAACTGACTCACGTGGCGCTGGCAGAGGGCAACTGCACGGTTCGGATAGATGGGCCGATGAGCAAACACAGTGTCCTCCTGTTGCCGGGAGCCGGTGACAGCGCGGGTGTCTACGACGGCGTTTGTGAGCGCCTCCACAATTCGGATCTGCGCACGATCGTGCCCGAGGACATCACCGGTCTCGACGAGCAATCGGTGATGACCCTGCTCGACGAACTGCGATTGGGGTGGGTCAACCTCGCAGGCAGCAGGGAAGGGGCCGAGTTGGCCTGGTCGTTGGCCGCCCGTCAGTTCGGGCGTTTCGCCAGCCTGGTGGTGGCCGATCGTGGTCATCCCGCGGCACCCGACTCGGAAGGGGACGTGCGCGGATCGGGCTGCCCGCCGGTCGAACTCCCCACGACCGTGATGGTGGGTAGCCCCGATCGGCGGTCCGAGGCGGAGGCGAGCGGGCGTTTCGTCTTCTCCGACTTCCGCGTGGTCGAACTCGACGGCGTCACCAATATTCCGGAGTTCGCACCCGCGGAGTTGGCCACCGAAATCGTTCTGCGCACCAGCCCCTGGTAGGCGTCGCGATGCCGGGCAGGGCGCTCAGCGTGGTGCGTACATGATCACTGCCATGCCCAGCAGGCAGATGAGCGCACCGGCAACATCCCATCGATCCGGGCGGAACCCGTCGGCCACCATGCCCCAGACAAGCGATCCTGCGACGAAGACCCCACCGTACGCGGCAAGGATTCGGCCGAAATTGGCGTCCGGTTGCATCGTCGCGACGAAGCCGTACGCTCCCAACGCCGCCACACCGGCGCCGATCCAGATCCAGCCCCTGTGTTCGCGCACACCCTGCCAGACCAGCCAAGCACCGCCGATCTCGAACAGCGCCGCGACCACGAACAGCACGGCGGATCGGGTGACCGTCATGGGAGCGATAGGTCGAGACCGAGAAGGGCATTCTCGACCACCTCGGGGAGAGCCGGGTGGATCCAATACTGCCCCCGAGCCATTTGCTGAGCCGAGAGGCCGAAGCTCATCGCCTGGATCAGCGGCTGAATCACGGTGGGTGCCTGCGCGCCGATCACGTGGGCACCCAGCAAACGCCCGGTGCCGCGTTCGGCAACGATCTTGCAGAATCCCCCGTCGTCCTCCATCGCCCACCCGTAGGCGACGTCGCTGTACGACTGCACCTTCACCGCCACGTCCCACCCGGCATCGCGAGCCTGCAGCTCGGTGAGACCGACATACGCGATCTGCGGGTCCGTGAACACGGCGGCGGGAACGAACCGATGGTCGGACCGGCGTAGTGTCGCGCCATCCGCCCACGCATCTTGCAGGAGATTGTGCTGGACCACCCGTGCCTCATGGTTGGCGACATGCTTGAGCTGGTACTCAGACGAGACGTCTCCGAGTGCGAAAACTCCCGCGGCGGTGGTCCGCTGGAACTCGTCGACCACCACACGTCCGTCTTCGCCGACCGCGATCCCGCCGGCTGCCGCCCCGAGTACGTCTCCATTGGCTCGGCGTCCGGTGGCGACGAGGAGCGCGTCACCGGAGATCACGGTGCCGCCCTCGAGTTCGACGGCGACGCCGTCTCCGTCGCCGCGCACGGCCGAGACGGCGCGGTCGAGGTGCACGTCCCACTTCTTCTCGGCCAGATCGGTGAAACGCCGAGACACTTCGTCGTCGAGGTGCCGGAGTAGGTGAGCGCCACGCGCGATGATCGAAACTCGTGTGCCCAGGGCGGAGAACACGTGCGCGAACTCGGCAGCGATGAAGCCCGCGCCGATGATCACCAGGCGTTCGGGTAATTCGGGTAGCCGCATGATGTCGTCGTTCGTGTAGTACGGCACACCCGACTCACGCACCACCTCCGGGATTATCGGCCGCGAGCCGGCCGCGATCACCACCTGATCGGCGCTGACGACTTGACCGGTTCCGGTGTCGATCGTGCGGTCACCGACAAACTTCGCGTGGCCGCGGAACAGCGTCGTGTTCGGGCTGTCCTCGGCGCGGTAACGCTCACCCCCGGCGGAGATCGGGTCGATACGGCCGAAGACTCGATCGACGATGTCGGGCCAGCGCGCACCCTCGAATCGCGCATCCACACCGTATTTCCCGGCGTCGGTGACCGCGCGGGCGACCTCGGCGGCGTACACGAACATCTTGGTGGGAATGCAACCCACGTTCAGGCACGTCCCGCCGAACGTGCTCTCCTCCACGATCGCAATCTTCTGACCTGAGAACCTGTTGTCGGGCAGCGAGTTCCCAGAACCCGAACCGATGATCGCCAGATCGAAATGCGTCACAGGTTCGCCTCCGCGGAGTTGTGGCCGTGCAGCCAGTCCAGCCACAGATCCACTTCGGCGAACGCTTTCGCCCGGGGTTCGTCGGATGAGAGGAAGACGTCGTGGCGGGCACCGGGAATGGGCACGATGGTGGTGCGGTCGCCCAGACAACCGGCCCACCGGGCGATCTGCCGGACATCGAGGACCGCGTCGGCGGTGTCGACCGCAGGATCGTAACGGGGGGCGAAGTATGACGCCTTCGAACGCAGGATCAGGGCGGGGACGCCGATATCGAGTCCGCGGTGTAGCTTCGCGTGCCCGCGTCGCACCGCGCGCAGCCAGCCGAACGTGATCGGGAAGCCTCCGAGCGGCTTCCACTCCAGGTTGTAGTTCCAGATTCCATTGCCCTCGACGTGCAGGCTCACACCGTAGGTGTCGAGGCCCGTCTTCGGAATGACGGATTTTTGCTTGACCCGTCCTACCGCGCCGACGGCCACCGTGCCTACGCTTCGCAGGTATGAGGGCCCGTGAAGGTCGAACCATGGGCTGTTGAGGATCACCCCGCTGATACCGAGGTTGGCCGTGCCGCCGGCCTTCCGCTGCAGACGGTCGAGCCACAGCGGAAGAACCAGGCCGCCGGTCGAGTGCGCTACCAACAGAACCTCCCCGCCGCCCGTCTGGTCACGGACCACGCGCAACGCTTCGTTCAGTTCCTTGTCGTAGAGCGTGAGATCGGACACGAAGTGTGCCGTCTGTCCCGGTTCGAGTGAACGGCCGCACTTGCGAAGATCGAGTGCGAAGAACGCGTAACCCTGCTTGGCGAAGTGCTCGGCGAGATGCTCCTGGAAGAAGTAGTCCGTGAATCCGTGGACGTAGAGCACGGCACGGCCGGTCCTTTTCGTCACCTGCGCGGGTTGATAGCGGATCAACGTCGCCTTCACATCGCCCTCGCCGTCGGGGTCGCTACCGAGTGGAATGGTCAGCTGTTGATATCCGTCCCCGAGAACATCGGGTGCCCATGTAGTCACAAATCACAATCTAATGCGCGCGTCGACGGCACGTGAAGGCGCACAATAAGGGGAGGTAATTCCTGCATCTACGCACGGGTAACCTGTTCGGCGGAACACGACAGGCGTATGTGCGTACGGCTATGGACAAGGAAGTCGATATTCCAGTGTCAGATGAGAATGCGGTAGAGACGAAAACGGATGTAGTGCTTGTAGGTGCGGGCATCATGAGCGCGACACTGGGAGCGATACTGCGCCAGGTGCAGCCCGACTGGTCGATCACCACATTTGAGCGGCTCGACGCAGCGGCCGCCGAGAGCAGCGATCCGTGGAACAACGCCGGTACCGGCCATTCCGCGCTGTGTGAGCTCAACTACACCCCGCAGAATGCTGACGGCAGCGTGGACGTGGCGAAGGCCGTCAACGTGAACGAGCAGTTCCAAGTCTCGCGGCAGTTCTGGGCGCACGGCGTCGAGACCGGCGTGTTGACCGAGCCCAAGGATTTCATCAACCCCGTCCCACACGTGAGTTTTGTGCACGGCGAGGCCAATGCGAAGTACTTGCGGGCCCGCTACGACGCTTTGGTCGATCACCCGCTGTTCGCGGGAATGGAGTTCGTCGACGATCCCGATGAATTCGCTCGCCGCCTACCGTTGATGGCAAAGGGCCGCGACTTCAGCGACCCGATCGCGCTCAACTGGAGCAAGGACGGCACCGACGTCGATTTCGGTGCACTTACCAAGCAACTCCTCAGCTACCTCGGAGCCTCCGGCGGAGTCCTCCACTTCGGACACGAGGTCACCGATCTCACGAAGCAGTCCGACGGCAGCTGGGTGGTGAAGGTCACCAACCGGCGCACAGGCGCCAAGAAGGTCGTGCGGTCGAAGTTCGTGTTCATCGGTGCCGGTGGCGGCGCACTGCACCTGCTGCAGAAGTCGGGGATCGCTGAGGCGAAGGGCTTTGGTGGTTTCCCCGTCAGCGGTGCTTTCCTGCGCTGCACCAATCCTGAACTCATCGACGAGCACCGTGCGAAGGTCTACGGCAAGGCCGCAGTAGGCGCGCCCCCGATGTCTGTGCCGCACCTCGACACTCGCATCATCGGCAACAAGCCAGGACTGCTGTTCGGGCCCTACGCGGGCTGGTCGCCCAAGTTCCTCAAAGAAGGTCGCTTCACCGATCTGCCTAGCTCGGTGAAGCCGGACAACCTGCTGTCGATGCTCGGCGTGGGTGTGACCGAACTCGGCCTCGTCAAGTACCTGATCAGCGAGCTCGCAATGTCCGAGGCCGGACGCATCGAAACCCTTCGAGAATTCGTCCCGAAGGCGCTCGGCAAGGATTGGGAACTGATCACTGCGGGTCAGCGCGTCCAGGTGATCCGCCGGGCCAAAGGCAAGGGCGGCGTTCTCGAATTCGGTACCGCGGTGGTCAGTGCAAGTGACGGAACCCTGGCCGGACTGCTCGGAGCCTCCCCTGGGGCGTCGACGGCCGTACCCGCGATGCTCGACGTGCTCGAGCGGTGCTTCCCGACGCGGTTCGCGTCGTGGAAACCGAAGCTGCAGGAGATGGTGCCTTCCTTGGGTGTCAAGCTCAGCAATGACGCCGAACTGTTCTCTCAGGTGTGGGATTGGACGTCGAAGGTGCTGCAACTCGACTCCAGCCATGTAGAGGACGTGCCTGTCGCTCTCTGACGACCTCGTCCGACGGGTGTGCGCCCGCGTGCTTCACCACGGTGTAAGCGTGTGCGCTTCGCCACAGTGCAAGTGTGTGCGCTTCGCCACAGTGCAAGTGTGTGCGCTTCGCCACAGTGCAAGTGTGTGCGCTTCGCCACAGTGTGCGATAGTTGCCTGTCATGGCGGCAGTTGCAGCGTTGAAGCGTTCGTGGGCGCTCGATCTCGATACCGAGACGCTCTACCGGTTGCTCGAGCTTCGAGTGGAGGTTTTCGTTGTCGAGCAAGCGTGCCCCTATCCGGAACTCGACGGCCGCGATCTTCTAGCTCCGACCCGCCACTTTTGGCTCGAGCAGGACGGCCGGGTCGTTTGCAGCCTCCGCCTGCTCGAGGAGCACGAAGACGGCAAGACGTGGTTCCGAATCGGGCGGGTGTGTACTGCCAATGATGCCCGGGGGCAGGGGCACGCCACGCGTCTGCTGAGTGCCGCGCTGGCCGAGGTAGGTGATGCGCTGTGCCGGATCGACGCGCAGAACCACCTCGAGGACATGTATGCGCGGCACGGTTTCAAGCAGGACGGTGAATGGTTCGTCGAGGATGGGATCTTGCACGTCCCGATGTGCCGCGGCGGCGGTGCCGCCTTTGGTGACCGCGGCGGTGCCGCCGGGGCGGCAGGCGAGTTCGTCGCGGCAGACCCATCGGCTGCGGGCCGGTGACCGCGGACTAGGGTCGGCGAATGAACGTCCGCGGGGAAGTCCTGTTCGAATCAGGCGCGGTCCCGCCACTGTGACGGATCCCTGATCTGGCGCCTCTCGGCAGCTGGACGGGTTTCCCAGCCAGATTGCCGCGGCGTTCGTACCAGTCAAGCTTCCGGCGAGGACACCGGGACGTGAAGGGATGCAACGTGCGCGCGGATCATGAAATCGACCAGGGCCGAACGGATTTCTCGTGGGGGTTTCCGTTCAGTGCGATCGTCGGTCAGGAACAGTTGCGACTTGCACTCGTCCTCTGTGCGATTCATCCCGGAATCGGCGGCGTCCTGGTTCGAGGTGAGAAGGGCACGGCGAAGTCGACTGTGGTCCGCGCCCTCACCGCATTGCTGCCCGCAGTCGAGGACGAGGGTGGGCCGCGACCGGCGCGGCTGATCGAATTGCCGATCGGGGCGACCGAGGATCGAGTCGTCGGCTCCCTTGACCTCGAGAAGGTCCTGCGGGACGGGGAGCATGCCTTTCAACCCGGTCTCCTGTCGGCAGCGCACCAAGGGGTTCTTTACGTCGACGAGGTCAACCTCCTGCACGACCACCTGGTCGACGTGATTCTCGACGCGGCGGCGATGGGTCGAGTCCACGTCGAGCGTGACGGCATCTCGCACTCGCATCCTGCCCGTTTCGTGCTTGTCGGCACCATGAACCCCGAAGAGGGTGAATTGAGGCCACAACTGCTCGACCGGTTCGGACTGGCCGTCGACGTCGCGGCGTCGCGAGAGGTGGACGTGCGCATGGAAGTGATCCGGCGACGCCTCGACTTCGAGCGGGACCCTGCAAGTTTCGCGCAGCGGTACGCCGCCGAGGATGCCGCTTTCGCGGCCGCCATTCTCGAGGCTCGCGATCGGCTGGACGCGGTCGAACTCGACGAGATCGAGTTACGTCGAATCGCTTCTGTTTGTGCTTCATTCGACGTGGACGGGATGCGGGCCGATCTGGTGCTGGCCCGGACCGCAACGGCACATGCCGCCTGGCGGGGCGCCCCGGCGGTCACAGCGGACGATGTCCGGGTAGCTGCGGAACTGACTCTGCCGCATCGCCGCCGCCGCGACCCGTTCGACGAACCGGGCCTGGACCAGGAACAACTCGACGATGCGCTGCGTCAGGCCGACGAGGAGGCTTCGGCAGGCGCCGAGCAACCCTCTGAGCAGGAATTGGGAGCCGAGCCGAACGAAGCTGGGCCGAACGAAGCTGGGCGGAACGGTTCGAGAGGAGCTGACGGCGCCCCGGACGATCCCGATGACCCGGACGGACCGGGAGGCGGGTCGACGCCTCCAAGGCCGCCGGAGCGTCCGGCCGGGCCGACCGGCACCCAGTTCACCACCAAGTTGCTCGAGGTTCCCGGAGTCGGTGAAGGAGCACCGGGCCGGCGTTCCCGCTCGCGTTCCTCCCGTGGGCGCTCGGTGCGTTCCACACCGGATCAAGGTCACGGACTCCACCTGGTGGGCACGCTCTTCGCGGCGGCCGGTCAACAGATCGCCCGTGGTCGAACCACCGGTCGGATGATCCTGGACTCCGCTGATCTGCGCGGTGCGATCCGCGAGGGCCGTGAGGGCAATCTCGTGGTGTTCGTCGTGGATGCGTCGGGGTCGATGGCCGCCCGTGATCGGCTGTCGGCGGTAACCGGCGCCGTCGTCTCACTTCTACGTGATGCCTACCAGCGCCGGGACAAGGTCGCCGTGATCACGGTGCGCGGACGTTCGACAGAACTCGTCCTGCCGCCGACTTCGTCCGTCGATATCGCGGTTCGCCGCCTGCGCGGAATGAAGACGGGTGGAAAATCACCTCTGGCGGAAGGTTTTCTGCGTGCCAGGGAGGTCGTGCTGCGGGAGCGTCTGCGCGATCCACAGCGGCGGGCTCTCGTCGTCGCCCTGACGGATGGGCGGGCGACGGGTGGCAAGGATGCGTTGCACCGGGCCAAGGTGGCTGCGGGGCTGATCGCCGAGAGCGATGTCGCCTCGGTGGTCGTCGATTGCGAGACGGGTATGGTCCGGCTCGGACTCGCCTCGGAGTTGGCCCGCTTGTTGCGAGGTGGATACGTCCGCCTCGGTGAACTGTCTGCCCAGCAGGTCGCGGGTGTCGTCCGCGCCGCGGCGTAACCCACACGCGATTCGGTAGGAGAAGGCGAGACATGCCCAAGGGTGTTCCCGAGAACGTTCCGAACGACGGCCTGACGACACGGCAGCGTCGCAACATGCCCGTGCTCGCAGTTCACACCGGAGCTGGGAAGGGTAAGTCGACGGCGGCGTTCGGCATGGCATTGCGCGCGTGGAACCAGGGCTTCGACATCGGGGTGTTCCAATTCGTCAAGAGCGCCAAGTGGAAGGTGGGGGAGGAAGCCGCTTTCCGTGCCCTAGGGCAACTGCACGAGGACACCGGCGTCGGTGGCGCAGTGCAGTGGCACAAGATGGGTGAAGGCTGGTCGTGGACGCGCAAACGGGGCAGCGAGGAAGATCACGCTGCCGCGGCCGCCGACGGGTGGCGCGAGATCGCCCGCCGGCTGGCCTCCGAGGAACACCGCTTCTACGTGCTCGACGAGTTCACGTACCCGCTGAAGTGGGGGTGGGTGGATGTCGACGAGGTGGTCGAGGTGCTGCGGGACCGCCCCGGACACCAGCACGTGGTGATCACGGGTCGGGACGCGCCGAAGGCACTGATCGAGGCGGCGGATCTGGTGACGGAGATGACCAAGATCACTCACCCGATGGACGCAGGCCGAAAAGGCCAGCGAGGCATCGAGTGGTGACCACGCTCGACGCAACTCCGGCGGTGGTCATCGCGGCGCCGGCATCGGGAAGTGGAAAGACTACTGTTGCAACAGGATTGATTGGAGCGCTGCGTGAGTCGGGCCGGGCGGTGGCACCGTTCAAGGTCGGCCCCGACTACATAGACCCCGGCTATCACGGGCTTGCCGCACGGCGGCCCGGCCGTAACCTCGATCCGGTGTTGGTGGGCACATCGCGGATCGCCCCGCTGTTTCGTCACGGTAGTTCCGGTTGTGACATCGCGGTGGTCGAGGGTGTCATGGGACTGTTCGACGGCAAGATCGACGCGGGGTCTGTCGAACCCTCGGCCGAGGGCTCGACAGCCCAAGTGGCGTCGCTGCTCGGTGCGCCCGTGGTGCTCGTGGTCGACGCGCGAGGGCACAGCCAGAGCCTGGCGGCAGTGCTGCACGGCTTCTCTACTTACGACTCCGGGGTGCGAATCGGCGGTGTGATTCTCAACAGGGTCGGGAGTGCGCGGCACGAGCAGGTGCTGAGGCAGGCGTGCGAGCGCGTCGGGCTGCCGGTGCTCGGTGTGGTGCCGCGCATGGCCGAACTCGAGGTTCCGTCCCGTCACCTCGGTCTGATCCCGGCGGTCGAACACGGTGCCGCTGCGGTGAACGCTGTCGACGCGATGACCCGCCTCGCCGCGGGCCACCTCGATCTGTCCGCGATCTGTGCGCTCGCGTCCTCGACTGTCGACGGTCCGTCGTGGGATCCCGCTGCAGAGGTCGGATTGATTCCATCCGGCGGTCGGCCGCTCGTGGCGATGGCGGGTGGTCGGGCCTTCACGTTCGGGTACGCCGAACATCGAGAACTCCTCGATGCGGCAGGCGCAGAGGTGGTCACGTTCGACCCGTTGCACGACGAGTTGCCGGTAGGCACGTGCGGCGTGGTCCTTCCCGGTGGGTTCCCCGAGGAATACGCGACCACGCTTGCCGAGAACACCGCACTGTTGACGCAGATACGAGAGTGTGCGGCCGCGGGAGCGCCGATCCACGCGGAGTGTGCGGGTCTGCTGTACCTTGCGCGCAACCTGGACGGCCAGGCGATGGCTTCGGTGATCGGGGTCGATGCATCGTTCGGGGCGCGCCTGACGTTGGGCTATCGCGACGCGGTCGCACTGACGGATTCGTCACTTTTCACCGCGGGACAGCGGGTGGTCGGTCACGAGTTTCATCGCACCTCCGTCGCCGACTCGGTGTCTGGTCGAGACTCGGTGTCTGGTCGAGACTCGGTGACCGGGGGAGACTCGGGGGACACAAGATTCGCTCCTGCCTGGGGTTGGAGACCTTGGGATGGTCCGGCCGCCATCGAGGGGTTCGTGGGCGACGGTGTGCATGCGTCCTACTTGCACACGCACCCTGCGGGTCACCCGTTGGCAATCGCCCGATTCGTCGCCGCCGCGCGCGCGTTCTCCGCTCGTGGCTGACATCTGCGTCGGCATCGGGTTCCGTGCCGGGGCCGGCGGCGACGATATCGTCGCCGCGGTCCGGCAGCTGCTGGCCTCCGCCAAGTTGGATTCGGACGCATCTCTTCGTTGCTTCTGCACTTTGGACCGCAAGGCGAGCGAACCCGCGGTGCTGGGCGCTGCGGCGGTGTGGGGGATTCCGGTCCTGGGATTCGGTGCCGGAGATCTCGCCCGGGTCACGGTTCCGAATCCGTCGAACCGGGTGCGTGCGGAGACAGGATCGCCGAGTGTGGCGGAAGCGGCGGCTGTGCTCGGTGCGCGGGGTGGGCCCCTGATCGTGACCAAGTCGTCAGGGAATGGCGTCGCCGTCGCGGCTGCCCGTAGAGTTCCATAGGCTCGAAACGACGCCGGGTTCGAAACGACACCGGGTTCGAATGGACACCGGGTTCGAAACGACACTGGGTTCGAAGAAGACAGTTGCACAATTTTCAGGAGAACGGGGAGTGCGCGTGCCTGCTGCCACCGGAGACGAGACCAACTACCTGGTCGGACTCAACCTGGCCGGTCGCCGAGTGGTCGTAGTTGGCGGCGGAACGGTGGCGCAGCGCAGGCTCGGAACGCTCGTTGCCTCGGGCGCACGCGTTCATCTGATCAGTCGCGCGGTCACGCCGGCGGTCGAGGGAATGGCCACGGCTGGGCAGATCACGCTGGAACTGCGCGAATTCCGAGACGGCGACCTCGACGGAGCTTGGTATGCCATCGCCTGCACCGACGAACCCGAGACCAATGCGGCGATCGTCGCCGAGGCCGAGCGCAATCGGATCTTCTGTGTCCGGGCCGACAATGCCCGTCGTGGCACGGCGGTCACACCGGCGAGCGCTCGATACGACGGCATGAGTATCGGCGTCCTGGCTGGAGGCGACCACAGGCGGTCCGCGTCTGTGCGAACAGCGTTGGTGGAGGGTCTGCAGTCGGGCACAGTCGCCGACACCG
It encodes:
- a CDS encoding cobyrinate a,c-diamide synthase — encoded protein: MVTTLDATPAVVIAAPASGSGKTTVATGLIGALRESGRAVAPFKVGPDYIDPGYHGLAARRPGRNLDPVLVGTSRIAPLFRHGSSGCDIAVVEGVMGLFDGKIDAGSVEPSAEGSTAQVASLLGAPVVLVVDARGHSQSLAAVLHGFSTYDSGVRIGGVILNRVGSARHEQVLRQACERVGLPVLGVVPRMAELEVPSRHLGLIPAVEHGAAAVNAVDAMTRLAAGHLDLSAICALASSTVDGPSWDPAAEVGLIPSGGRPLVAMAGGRAFTFGYAEHRELLDAAGAEVVTFDPLHDELPVGTCGVVLPGGFPEEYATTLAENTALLTQIRECAAAGAPIHAECAGLLYLARNLDGQAMASVIGVDASFGARLTLGYRDAVALTDSSLFTAGQRVVGHEFHRTSVADSVSGRDSVSGRDSVTGGDSGDTRFAPAWGWRPWDGPAAIEGFVGDGVHASYLHTHPAGHPLAIARFVAAARAFSARG
- a CDS encoding cobalamin biosynthesis protein, which encodes MADICVGIGFRAGAGGDDIVAAVRQLLASAKLDSDASLRCFCTLDRKASEPAVLGAAAVWGIPVLGFGAGDLARVTVPNPSNRVRAETGSPSVAEAAAVLGARGGPLIVTKSSGNGVAVAAARRVP